A stretch of Candidatus Dormiibacterota bacterium DNA encodes these proteins:
- a CDS encoding ArsR family transcriptional regulator, translating into MLEVFITSKTRRKIITVYTKYPDYRVHVRGLAKMIKEDPGNVQRELKGLEHVGFVKSAKESNSRVYFANPRFPLYRELQSIVLKSQASKRKSA; encoded by the coding sequence ATGCTCGAAGTATTTATAACCTCCAAGACCAGACGTAAAATAATCACCGTCTACACAAAATACCCCGATTATCGGGTGCACGTACGGGGCTTGGCAAAAATGATCAAAGAGGATCCGGGTAATGTTCAGCGAGAGCTGAAAGGCCTAGAACACGTGGGGTTCGTGAAGTCGGCCAAAGAATCCAACTCCCGGGTGTACTTTGCAAATCCGAGGTTTCCGCTCTATAGGGAGCTGCAAAGTATTGTTTTGAAGTCTCAGGCCTCTAAGCGCAAATCCGCTTAA
- the recJ gene encoding single-stranded-DNA-specific exonuclease RecJ encodes MEAVGVGKIGNLSASLPPVVRALLAKRGYESDEAISAFLNPKYEGNLADPYLMKDMKKAIDRLLVAKKRSETVAVYGDYDIDGVAATALILEVLEANNIDAFAYIPDRYEEGYGLNTEALGAIKKRGASLVVTVDCGITSADEVAWANKKGLDVIITDHHEVPEVVPEAVAVVNPRQPSDKYPYKELAGVGVAFAVARALQQATGQPAEGQEKWLLDLVALGTVCDVMPLTGENRIMAKFGLLVLSKTKRVGLVALAQSAGLVLTDVRPYHLGFVIGPRLNAAGRLEHAAHSLDLIATKDPVLAQKLAYSLEELNHKRRIEQSRITAEADAAAQEFSEDPILVLADPSWSHGVVGIVASKLAEKWQKPTLILQVLGDLAKGSGRSANGYNLIDGLQSAQDIFEKLGGHHFAAGFTLPAARINDLRQLLAAHYRQVESTLPPPANREADLQLEDISEVNWQLYDALQALEPYGHGNPQPVLGIDGAKIIDVTVIGQKKEHLKLRITGKSGSIYEALAFNQAEKYAHLRSGQLVNITFFIEKNQYNERSQLQLVLVAVQ; translated from the coding sequence ATGGAAGCTGTAGGTGTTGGTAAGATAGGAAATCTATCGGCATCATTGCCGCCGGTAGTACGTGCTTTGTTGGCCAAACGAGGATATGAATCAGACGAAGCAATATCTGCTTTTCTCAACCCTAAGTACGAAGGCAACTTGGCAGATCCTTACCTTATGAAGGATATGAAGAAGGCTATAGACAGGTTGCTTGTGGCCAAAAAGCGGTCTGAAACCGTGGCCGTCTACGGAGATTACGATATAGACGGTGTGGCAGCTACAGCTCTGATACTAGAAGTGCTTGAGGCAAATAATATAGACGCCTTTGCCTATATCCCGGACCGCTACGAGGAGGGCTACGGGCTGAATACCGAGGCCTTGGGTGCTATTAAAAAACGCGGCGCCAGTTTGGTGGTAACGGTTGATTGCGGCATTACATCTGCCGATGAGGTCGCATGGGCAAACAAAAAGGGGTTGGACGTAATAATTACCGATCATCATGAGGTACCAGAGGTGGTGCCGGAGGCCGTTGCCGTCGTTAACCCTCGCCAGCCATCGGACAAATACCCATACAAGGAATTAGCCGGGGTCGGCGTGGCATTCGCTGTGGCCAGAGCTCTGCAGCAAGCCACAGGTCAGCCTGCAGAGGGGCAGGAAAAGTGGCTGCTCGACCTGGTAGCGCTAGGCACCGTTTGCGATGTAATGCCGCTGACAGGCGAAAACCGCATAATGGCCAAATTCGGGCTACTAGTCTTAAGCAAGACTAAAAGGGTAGGGCTGGTTGCCCTGGCCCAGTCGGCCGGCTTAGTACTGACAGATGTTCGGCCGTATCATTTAGGGTTTGTAATCGGCCCGCGCCTGAATGCTGCCGGTCGCCTGGAGCATGCCGCGCATAGTTTAGATTTAATCGCGACCAAAGATCCTGTACTTGCCCAAAAGCTGGCTTATAGCCTGGAAGAGTTGAACCACAAAAGGCGAATAGAGCAATCGCGCATTACGGCTGAAGCCGATGCCGCCGCTCAGGAGTTTTCCGAAGACCCAATACTAGTGCTGGCCGACCCCTCTTGGTCGCATGGTGTGGTGGGGATTGTAGCTTCTAAGCTTGCCGAAAAGTGGCAGAAACCGACCCTTATACTGCAAGTGCTAGGGGATTTGGCAAAAGGTTCGGGCCGCAGCGCAAACGGCTACAATTTAATTGACGGCCTGCAGTCGGCACAGGATATATTTGAAAAACTGGGTGGCCACCATTTTGCCGCCGGCTTTACCTTGCCGGCAGCCCGCATTAATGATTTGCGCCAGCTGCTAGCCGCTCATTATCGGCAGGTGGAGTCTACTCTGCCGCCTCCAGCTAACCGCGAGGCAGACCTGCAGCTAGAAGACATATCAGAGGTAAACTGGCAGCTATACGACGCCCTGCAGGCTCTCGAGCCCTATGGCCACGGCAACCCCCAGCCGGTACTAGGTATTGATGGTGCAAAGATAATAGATGTGACCGTCATTGGCCAGAAGAAAGAGCACCTGAAGCTAAGGATTACTGGCAAAAGCGGCTCAATTTACGAGGCCCTGGCCTTTAACCAAGCCGAAAAGTATGCCCATTTGCGCTCTGGCCAATTGGTCAATATAACCTTCTTTATAGAGAAGAACCAATACAATGAGCGCTCACAATTACAGTTGGTGTTAGTGGCCGTACAGTGA